A stretch of DNA from Scomber scombrus chromosome 9, fScoSco1.1, whole genome shotgun sequence:
TTAACTGGAAGTGCATAACTTTACACAACATGGATTCAAGTGATACCAAATAAATGAAGCAAATGAAAAAGGTAAGAATACTTGACAGTGTGATTGCACAAACAGGACCAGCTTTTAGATGCAAAtcaactatattttatattgtaaaaccaattaaaacatgaattaaaattGTTCTGTAAGATTAAAAGGTATAGTGTTTAAGAGTGGAACGATTTGTACTTTAATCTAACATGCTGTCACACTGCAGCCATGATGTACTCTGAGAAAATATAACATTCAGAGTGAGGCCAACTCTGGAGCTGACCATGGTGCTGAattgaaaaaaagcacaatgatAGAAATGCACAATTTGGAGCTACAATTGCTGAATGTAAAATAGTTTTTCTGTCATGTACGTTGGAAATGTTGGACAAACCTACTATTAACTGAAAAGTGCACATAATTTCTTCTGTTGAAGTTCTACCATATGTAAAACGCAAATTTGAGAAGAATAGCTGCAATTATtcacattcaaatatttatgAAAAGTATTGTTATCAAAATTCTAAACTGACAACATGACATTAACTTTACAAATTAAATAGAAGTCTCCAATTCAAATAAATTGTACCTAGAAGGACAAGAATGGAGATCCTGTGAAAAATAACTTGATATAAGTCCTCATAGAATATGGGTCAAGGAGTGACTgttcaaaagaaaagaatggtgtggccatttaaaaaaacccaaacatggCAATAGTGACataattattcctttaaaactaACCTCTAAAGGAGAGTCTGGTTCATCCAGGATGCTCTTTTCACTTTGTATCCGCTGCATCGTCCCTGTAGAACTGGGGTCCATTATCAGCACGTTTTGACTACCAGCTCTGCCGAACTTACAGTCACTCTTTCTGGAGTCAGTCGTCCTGCACACCTCGTAATTGTACACGTGTTGGAGAGTCCCTGTCCCCAAAGTGTCTGAGTAACGTGGTGGATAATATGGAATCACAGGGAGATTGGAGTGATACAGGATGCGAGACTGTCTCCACCTGTAGATTTTCACTGATATAATAACCACTAAACacgtgatgaagaggaaggaaactaCAGCCAGAGCCAACATTAAGTAAAAAGTCAGGTTATCATTGTACTCCTTGTCGTGTGTAAAGTCAGTGAATTCTGACAGCACTTCAGGAAAGCTGTCCGCCACCGCCACGTTAACAATGACTGTAGCTGAACGAGAGGGCTGCCCGTTGTCCTCCACTATAACAGTCAGTCTTTGTTTCACAGCATCTTTATCAGTCACCTGGCGGATAGTTCTTATTTCTCCATTCTGTAAGCCCACTTCAAACAGCGCCCTGTCTGTGGCTTTCTGCAGTTTATAGGAGAGCCAGGCATTCTGTCCAGAGTCCACATCCACGGCCACCACTTTAGTCACCAGATAGCCCACATCTACTGAACGAGGAACCATTTCAGCCACCAGAGAGCCACCAGTCTGGACTGGGTACAGAACCTGAGGCGGGTTGTCATTCTGGTCCTGGATCATCATTTTCACTGTCACATTGCTACTGAGTGGAGGAGAGCCTCCATCCTGTGCTTTGACACGGAACTGGAAATCCTTGATTTGCTCGTAGTCAAAAGAGCGAACTGCATGGATGACTCCACTATCAGCACTAACAGACACATATGAGGAGACTGACACTCCGTTAACAAAGGAGTCCTCAAGTATGTAAGAAACACGGGCATTCTGGTTCCAGTCAGCATCTCTGGCTTTCACTGTGAATATAGAGAGGCCTGGTGTGTTGTTTTCTATAATGTAGGCCTTGTATGAGATCCTCTCAAAGACAGGTGCGTTATCATTCACATCAGAGATCTGTAAGGTGAGAGTGACGCTACTAGAGAGGGAGGGCACGCCCTCATCAGAGCAGGTCAcagttatattatattgtga
This window harbors:
- the LOC133986317 gene encoding protocadherin beta-16-like, with product MLDRTMKRQVGLFLFICFLSLSLVLGQVSYSIPEEMAKGSLVGNIAHDLGLDVKRLKSGKARIYTGEGTEYIELNKDRGVLLIKERIDREALCGQTTPCALDFQIILENPMHFYSITVEITDINDNSPTFKNAEMKFEISEVSQIGSKFVLEKAIDNDVGVNGLQGYLLSSSDTFILTPYRKGSSRNVEMVLKKHLDREKQERLSLVLTALDGGDPQLSGTMQIVITVLDANDNAPVCSRTEYKTNVKEDSLKGTVLTTVSASDADKGPHGHIQYSISNVPEGALELFNVNMENGVVTLTGQLDYEKFKHYEIDVQATDEGGNSDVCKVIIEVIDTNDNPPAINIMSTSSSISEDVKPGTVLTMMNVQDPDSNENGKVHCVLNENIHFTITSASNNFFNLLTDGELDRERASQYNITVTCSDEGVPSLSSSVTLTLQISDVNDNAPVFERISYKAYIIENNTPGLSIFTVKARDADWNQNARVSYILEDSFVNGVSVSSYVSVSADSGVIHAVRSFDYEQIKDFQFRVKAQDGGSPPLSSNVTVKMMIQDQNDNPPQVLYPVQTGGSLVAEMVPRSVDVGYLVTKVVAVDVDSGQNAWLSYKLQKATDRALFEVGLQNGEIRTIRQVTDKDAVKQRLTVIVEDNGQPSRSATVIVNVAVADSFPEVLSEFTDFTHDKEYNDNLTFYLMLALAVVSFLFITCLVVIISVKIYRWRQSRILYHSNLPVIPYYPPRYSDTLGTGTLQHVYNYEVCRTTDSRKSDCKFGRAGSQNVLIMDPSSTGTMQRIQSEKSILDEPDSPLEVSFKGIIMSLLPCLGFFKWPHHSFLLNSHSLTHIL